The nucleotide window TCATTACCAGTCTTTCGCTTAATTCAAAGTTTTCAGGCTTGGGACTATGGTAAATGACTTTCACTTTATCACCCAATGTGTCAATAGCAGTAAAAGTTAAATAGTTAGGGTTTTTGATGGCATCATACTCCATCGGCTCCGATTTATCCCATTTAGCCATCAGGTGTACAAATTTTCCCGGTTTAGATTTTGCGATAGCAACCGTATCGTAAGTGGTAGTGGTTTGCAAAAAGCTAACTAAAACCGCTATCGCAGCAGCAGTTAGAACCAATAAAATAATATGAATTTTCTTCATTATCTGTTGAAAATTTTTGCCCGTCTGACCCAACGGGCAGGCAAAATTAATACAAATAGCCCGCTTATGGTACACTAACAACGCTACATCTGTTTTGTTGACCCAAAGCAAAAATTATTTTCAATTGACATGTTCAAAGCAAATTCTTCATTTTCATTACAATAAATACCGGAACTGCCCCGATAAACCAGTTTGCCCCTTTTTGTTAACCAACCAAGCTTTAATAGCGCCGTTCGATGTCATTCATCTTATTAGATAATACTTTTCGGCCAACGGCGAAAAACAAAATACACTAACAAGTGTTAGTTTTTTAAGCTAAAATCCTTTACTTCGCTTAAATTAGATCAACAAAAAGAAAACGACCTTGTACCCTATTCACTCAAACATCGATACGCAATCGGCTGATTTTACGGCTAATCAACAGGCCTACCGTCTTATCCTGGAGCAATGGCGCAGGCGCATGGCGGAAATAACTCATCCGGTGACCAATAAAGCCATTGAGAAACATAAGCAAAGAGGTAAGTTCCTGGCCCGCGAACGTGTGAATCAACTACTAGACCCTAATACACCATTCCTGGAATTGTCACCTCTTGCAGCCAATGGGATTTATGAAGACCAGTTCCCTTCGGCGGGAATTGTAACCGGTATAGGCCTGGTTCATAGCCGCGAGGTAATGATTATTGCCAACGATGCAACCGTAAAAGGCGGCACCTATATGCAATACACGATTAAAAAGCACATAAGAGCACAGGAGATCGCGTTTGAAAATCACCTGCCCTGTATTTATATGGTCGATTCGGGTGGCGCTTTCCTGCCCGAACAGGATAAGGTTTTTCCCGACCGACATGATTTTGGCCGCTTCTTCTACAACCAGGCACGTATGTCTGGTTTGGGTATTCCCCAAATTGCTATTGTCATGGGTTCCTGCACCGCTGGTGGCGCCTATGTGCCGGCTATGTGTGACGAAACTATTATCGTGCGCAACCAGGGAACCATTTTTATTGGCGGCCCCCCACTGGTAAAAGCTGCAACCGGCGAGGAAGTATCTGCTGAAGAACTAGGTGGCGCAGAAGTACACACCTCTATTTCAGGCGTTGCTGATCATATAGCGGAAAATGATGCACATGCCATTGCCATTTGCCGCAATATCATCCAAACATTCAAACCAGCAGATAAGCAGGGTTTAGATTTAAAGCCCATAGACGCCCCACTTTATGATGCCGAAGAGTTATACGGCATTATCCAAACGGATCTTAAAAAACCGGTTGATCCTAAAGAGATCATTGCCAGGCTTGTTGATGGCAGCCGTTTTCACGAGTTCAAAGAGAAATATGCACCAACCCTGGTTACAGGCTTTGCACATATTATGGGATTCCCGGTAGGAATTATTGCTAATAACGGTGTGCTGTTTGGCGAGTCTGCTTTAAAAGGCGCCCACTTTGTGGAGCTGTGTGCCGCAAGGAATACACCGATTCTCTTTTTACAAAATATTACGGGCTTTATTGTAGGCAAAGAGTATGAAAGAAAAGGCATTGCACGTGATGGCGCCAAAATGGTACATGCTGTAGCCAATGCTAATGTGCCGAAATTTACGGTGGTAACGGGAGGTTCTTTCGGTGCAGGCAATTACGCGATGTGCGGGAGAGCTTACGACCCACGTTTTCTTTTTATGTGGCCACACGCCAAAATATCGGTAATGGGTGGAGAACAGGCTGCGGGCGTATTGGTATCTGTAAAAGAAGAACAGTTAAAAGCACAGGGTAAAGAACTGCCTGAGGCAGACCGCGCAGCCTTGCGTAGTTCTATTTTAAATAAGTATGAAGAAGAGGGTTCAGCCTATTATAGTACGGCACGGCTTTGGGACGATGGCATTATTGATCCCGCTGATACCCGCCGCATCATTGCCATGGGCATTGCCACGTCTATGAATAAGAAATGGGCAGAGACGAAGAACGGGGTGTTCAGGATGTAGTAAAAGTTGACGGTTTGCAGATGTCAAATGACAGCAGATACATTATATAATAAAGATAAGCCTTAGAACGAAATGACCAATGAGTCTCGTAGAGATAGCAGATGGGTAATACCAAGTATAATGAACTCAGTCCCGTAGGGACGGGATATCGGTAGTAGTAGTAGCAATGAAAAGATATGAAGGATGAGTCCCGTAGGGACGGAGTATCGGTGAAAAAAAAAATAATATAAATTAAGTCCCGTAGGGACGACACCATGGCCAACACATATACACAAATACACATTCATTTTGTATTCGCTGTTAAATACAGGGCTGGCGTTATACAATATCGTTGGAAAGATGATCTGTATAAATACATTACCGGCATTGTCCAAAATAACCATCACAAAATGCTTATTATAAATGGTGTTGAAGATCATGTGCACCTGCTGGTGGGTGTAAGGCCAGCTCAATCTATTTCCGATCTGATGCAGGATGTAAAAGGAGGATCATCGAAATGGATCAATGATCATCAATTTGTAGCTGGAAGATTTGAATGGCAGGAAGGCTATGGAGCATTCTCTTATAGCAAATCGCAATTACCAACTGTGATAGGCTACATACAAAACCAGGAGGCTCATCATCAGAAAAAAACCTTCCATGAGGAGTACCTTGAATTGCTTGAAGAATTTGAAGTAGGGTATAATGAAAAATACCTGTTTAAAGAGTTGGAATAGGTGTCGTCCCTACGGGACTCAACAGACTACCTTTAGGTAATTTTAACCATTATGCCGTTCCTGACGGAACTTAATAATCAACATACGAACATGAACTATACAACACTCGAAATAGAACGCAGTTACCAGGTCAGCACGATTTGGCTAAACCGGCCGGATGTCAGGAATGCTTTTAACGAAGTGATGATAGCTGAGTTGATTACTGCATTTACGGAAGAAGGTGAAAGAGCCGACACCAGAGCCATCGTATTGCGCGGGCGCGGGAAGGTATTTTGCGCCGGTGCCGACTTAAACTGGATGCGGGATGTAGCACAATACGGCTACGACCAGAATTATAAAGAAAGCCTGCAGCTGGCTTCCTGCTTTCATGCCATTTATACCTGCCCTAAACCGACACTGGCTATTGTGCATGGGGCTGCGATGGGAGGCGCCAATGGTTTGCTGGCGGCTTGTGACTTTGCCTTCTGCGAAGCGGATACCATCTTCTCTTTATCAGAAGTAAAGATCGGTATTATACCGGCCTGCATTTCGCCGTATATCATTAAACGGATAGGAGAATACCCTTCAAGGGAATTAATGCTTACCGGGCAACGTATACATGGACGGGAAGCAGAAAACCTGAAACTGGTAAATCGTTGCTTTAGCGACATACATGCAACAGAAGCACACTTGCAAGCCACCTTACAATTATTATTGACCAGCGGGCCACAGGCAATCAGCCATTGTAAACATCTTATCGACACGGTTGCCAATAAAATATCAATGATGGAAGCATTAGATTATACAGCAAAAATGATTGCAGAAATACGCGCTTCAGCTGAAGGCCAGGAAGGCATGGCTGCGTTCCTTGAAAAAAGAAAACCTAGTTGGATTGAATAACAGAAACTATGATCAAAAAATTACTGATCGCTAACAGGGGAGAAATAGCCCTGAGAGTACAACACACGGCAAAAAAAATGGGAATTGCCACGGTTGCTGTTTACAGCAGTGCTGATGAAGAGTCCGCATTTGTAAAACAGGCGCACCAGGCTGTGTTGTTACCAGGTACTCAGCTTAGTGAAACCTATTTGAATATAGAGGCCGTTATTACCGCCGCTCTCGAAACGGGTGCGGATGCCATACACCCGGGTTATGGTTTTCTTTCTGAAAATGCGGCTTTCGTAGAAGCCTGTATAAAAGCTGGAATTACCTTCATAGGCCCTTCAGCGGAAGCCATGCGATCGATGGGTAATAAAATTGCAGCGCGGGACTGCGCTACGAATGCCGGAGTGCCCGTTACGCCAGGAATTACCGGCACTACTGAGGAACTACTAAAAAGCTATGGCCATATTGGATTTCCTGTTTTGATCAAGGCAGCAGCAGGTGGTGGCGGTAAAGGAATGCGCGTAGTAGAAAACGAAGGCGATTTTCAGCTGGCGCTGGAAGCCACAGCACGGGAAGCCAAAAACTATTTTGGAGACAGCACGGTTTACATTGAAAAGTACATCGCAAAACCGAGACATATTGAGGTTCAGGTATTGGGCGACCAGCAGGGCAAGCTCCTGCACCTATATGAAAGAGAGTGTTCATTGCAGCGCAGGCACCAGAAAATTATTGAAGAAGCGCCATCTCCAACACTTTCAAACGAAGTACGTAAGCGCATTTGCGCGGCTGCTGTCGCTTTAGCAAAATCAATAGGCTACCATAGCGCAGGCACCATGGAGTTCCTGGTAGATGAAAGCCTTAATTTCTATTTCCTGGAAATGAATACACGCATACAGGTAGAACATCCGGTAACCGAACTCACTACGGGCATAGATATCGTGGAACAACAGATCATGATAGCCAATGGTGAGCCTTTACCATTTGAACAGACTGATATTATACAAAGAGGACACGCCATTGAATGCCGTATTTATGCAGAAGATCCCGCGCAACGTTTCCTGCCTTCTCCGGGTGTATTGAAGTATTACCAGGAGCCTTCGTTTGAAGTTAATCCATTTTTATCAAATGCTGAAATCCTGCGAATAGATGGAATGCAATTGCAAACCGGCGATACCATCTCCGGCGATTTTGATCCCATGATCAGCAAAGTAATTGTTTGGGCACCCAACCGCGAAGAGGCCGGAAAGGCCATGCTTTCAGCATTACAACAGTATGCCATTAAAGGCATCCAAACGAATATTGAATTCCTTTCAGGTTTATTACAGCATCCGGATTATATCAACAACAATATATCTACCAAATATATTGATCAAAACCTGGAAACTATCACAGAACAAATTCAACAAAAAAAGAAGCAGGTTGACATCACGATCCCATTGACTGCGGCTTTAGCCAAAAGCCTGGCAGCTAATCAGGATCAGGCATTGAATATCTGGCAGGTGATCGGATACTGGCGGCATAGCCCTGTCATGAATGTAATGGTTGACGGGGATACCCTGGCTATTGACATCATCCAAACTTCGCCACTGGTATTTGTATATAAAGATCAGCAATATCGGGCTGAAACGAGGCATATCAATGGCATTCATTACTCGTTATTACTGGATCGTGTTCCTCATCTGGTTGGTATCTATGAGAAACGAACAGGCTGTTACGAGATCACCTTCAATGGCATGACACATACCGTAGTTCGACCGGATATGTCTTATGTAGACGGTGAAGTTTTTGAGGCCTATTCGGGCACAGGAGGTAAAGCCGGTAACATTACGTCTCCAATGCCAGGTAAAGTAATCAAGCTGCATGTGAAAGCCGGGGATGTGGTGAAGAGAGGTGATCCGTTATTGGTAGTAGAAGCGATGAAAATGGAAAACAATATCGTTAGTACAAAAGACGCTGCTATAGAAAAAGTATTAGTAAAAGAAGGAGACAAAGTAGATACCACGATGACCCTGGTTGAGTTCTCGGAATAAGGATTATCCAGGGCGCATATCGTATAAGTATAGGACTGCCCATACAGAGTCAACGCCGTTGAAACAATAAAAAAACACAATTGCTATATGGATTTTAATTTAAATGAAGAGCATGAACAGTTACGCCGTATGGTACGTGAGTTTGCGGAAAAAAAGATCAAACCCATGGCACAGGAGCTGGATGAACAAGAATCCTTTTCCTATGAGCTTACCCGGCAAATGGGGGAATTAGGGTTGCTGGGCATTTATCTGCCGGAACAATACGGTGGTGCAGGCATGGACTACCTGGCTTATATTATCGCTGTAGAAGAGATTGCCCGCATAGATGGCTCACAGGCCGCTACGCTGGCAGCACATAATTCGCTGGGCATTGGTCCCATTTATAATTACGGTACAGAGGAGCAGAAGATGAAATACCTGCCGCAACTGTGCACCGGTAATGCCCTGTGGAGCTTTGGCCTTACAGAGCCTGAAGCTGGCAGCGACTCCAGGGCATCGAAAACCACGGCAAGACTGGATGGCAACGATTGGGTCATTAACGGAAGTAAAATATTTATCACCAACGGATCGGTTGACATCAATATAGGTACCACCGTTCAGGCAGTCACCCATGAGTCGGCTGAAAAAAAAGAATTTACTACTATCATTGTTGACAGAGAGGCTCCCGGCTTTAGCCAGCAGGCCATGCATGGTAAGATGATGTGGAGGGCCAGCGATACATCCCAGCTATTTTTTGATGATTGCCGCGTGCCTAAAGAAAACGTGTTGGGAGAACCCGGGCAAGGTTCCAGGATCATGCTGCAAACATTAGATGCCGGCAGGCTTAGCATAGCGGCCATGGGACTGGGCTGCGCCCAGGGTGCCTATGAACTGGCATTAGCCTATGCGCAGGAACGCAAACAATTCGGGAAAACGATATCGCAGTTCCAGGCCATCTCTTTTAAACTGGCGGATATGGCCATGAAAATAGAGCTGGCGCGAACTTTTTTATATAAAGCCTGTTGGTTAAAAGATACTAAACAACCTTTCACCAAAGAAGCAGCCATGGCGAAATTGTATTGCTCGGAAATTGCCAAAGAAGTAGCCGATGCGGCCGTGCAGGTACATGGTGGTTATGGGCTGATGAAAGAGTACAATGTAGAACGCTTTTACCGTGATCAGCGGTTATTGCAAATCGGTGAAGGAACTTCTGAAATACAAAGAATGGTGATTGCCAAGCAGATCGGATGTTGATGTTGGTTGATTAGTTGACAAGTTAACTCGTTGAAAAGCTGACAGGTTAACAGGTTGATGGATCATAGTTAATGGTTCATCGTTCCGAAAAAATATTTCATACTATGAGCAGTGAACAACTAAGAATAACAGAGAGCCCGCGTGATGCTCAGCAAGGTCTACCCTTTACTATATCCATAGAAAAGCGGGCGGCCTATATTAACGAATTAATGTTGGCCGGGTTTGATGTAATAGACTTCGGCAGCTTTGTATCGCCCCAAGCAGTCCCCCAGATGGCGCATAGCGGCGAGGTACTTCAGCTGATTGACAAATCAAAATCCGATACAAAGCTGCTGGCAATAGTGGGCAATATACGTGGCGCTGAAGAAGCCTGCGCCTCTGCAAAACTCGACATAGTAGGCTTCCCCTACTCTATCAGCAACACTTTCCTGGAAAGAAATATCAATTCCTCCATTGTCAGGGTTGATGAAACGGCTGCTGTAATCGGAAAAATCTGCAGTAGTCAACAAAAAGCTTATCGCGTTTTTGTCAGTATGGCTTTTGGCAATCCCTACGGTGATGACTGGAATATAGCACTGGTAAAAGATTGCGTTGAGAAGCTTGCTAATAGTGGCGTTCAAACTATTACC belongs to Niabella yanshanensis and includes:
- a CDS encoding cytochrome c maturation protein CcmE domain-containing protein, with amino-acid sequence MKKIHIILLVLTAAAIAVLVSFLQTTTTYDTVAIAKSKPGKFVHLMAKWDKSEPMEYDAIKNPNYLTFTAIDTLGDKVKVIYHSPKPENFELSERLVMKGKYEEGQFVCQSIQTKCPSKYKDQDPSQHPGNKKDSTYNNTVARVSTVKQ
- a CDS encoding carboxyl transferase domain-containing protein encodes the protein MYPIHSNIDTQSADFTANQQAYRLILEQWRRRMAEITHPVTNKAIEKHKQRGKFLARERVNQLLDPNTPFLELSPLAANGIYEDQFPSAGIVTGIGLVHSREVMIIANDATVKGGTYMQYTIKKHIRAQEIAFENHLPCIYMVDSGGAFLPEQDKVFPDRHDFGRFFYNQARMSGLGIPQIAIVMGSCTAGGAYVPAMCDETIIVRNQGTIFIGGPPLVKAATGEEVSAEELGGAEVHTSISGVADHIAENDAHAIAICRNIIQTFKPADKQGLDLKPIDAPLYDAEELYGIIQTDLKKPVDPKEIIARLVDGSRFHEFKEKYAPTLVTGFAHIMGFPVGIIANNGVLFGESALKGAHFVELCAARNTPILFLQNITGFIVGKEYERKGIARDGAKMVHAVANANVPKFTVVTGGSFGAGNYAMCGRAYDPRFLFMWPHAKISVMGGEQAAGVLVSVKEEQLKAQGKELPEADRAALRSSILNKYEEEGSAYYSTARLWDDGIIDPADTRRIIAMGIATSMNKKWAETKNGVFRM
- the tnpA gene encoding IS200/IS605 family transposase gives rise to the protein MANTYTQIHIHFVFAVKYRAGVIQYRWKDDLYKYITGIVQNNHHKMLIINGVEDHVHLLVGVRPAQSISDLMQDVKGGSSKWINDHQFVAGRFEWQEGYGAFSYSKSQLPTVIGYIQNQEAHHQKKTFHEEYLELLEEFEVGYNEKYLFKELE
- a CDS encoding enoyl-CoA hydratase-related protein; translation: MNYTTLEIERSYQVSTIWLNRPDVRNAFNEVMIAELITAFTEEGERADTRAIVLRGRGKVFCAGADLNWMRDVAQYGYDQNYKESLQLASCFHAIYTCPKPTLAIVHGAAMGGANGLLAACDFAFCEADTIFSLSEVKIGIIPACISPYIIKRIGEYPSRELMLTGQRIHGREAENLKLVNRCFSDIHATEAHLQATLQLLLTSGPQAISHCKHLIDTVANKISMMEALDYTAKMIAEIRASAEGQEGMAAFLEKRKPSWIE
- a CDS encoding acetyl/propionyl/methylcrotonyl-CoA carboxylase subunit alpha; its protein translation is MIKKLLIANRGEIALRVQHTAKKMGIATVAVYSSADEESAFVKQAHQAVLLPGTQLSETYLNIEAVITAALETGADAIHPGYGFLSENAAFVEACIKAGITFIGPSAEAMRSMGNKIAARDCATNAGVPVTPGITGTTEELLKSYGHIGFPVLIKAAAGGGGKGMRVVENEGDFQLALEATAREAKNYFGDSTVYIEKYIAKPRHIEVQVLGDQQGKLLHLYERECSLQRRHQKIIEEAPSPTLSNEVRKRICAAAVALAKSIGYHSAGTMEFLVDESLNFYFLEMNTRIQVEHPVTELTTGIDIVEQQIMIANGEPLPFEQTDIIQRGHAIECRIYAEDPAQRFLPSPGVLKYYQEPSFEVNPFLSNAEILRIDGMQLQTGDTISGDFDPMISKVIVWAPNREEAGKAMLSALQQYAIKGIQTNIEFLSGLLQHPDYINNNISTKYIDQNLETITEQIQQKKKQVDITIPLTAALAKSLAANQDQALNIWQVIGYWRHSPVMNVMVDGDTLAIDIIQTSPLVFVYKDQQYRAETRHINGIHYSLLLDRVPHLVGIYEKRTGCYEITFNGMTHTVVRPDMSYVDGEVFEAYSGTGGKAGNITSPMPGKVIKLHVKAGDVVKRGDPLLVVEAMKMENNIVSTKDAAIEKVLVKEGDKVDTTMTLVEFSE
- a CDS encoding acyl-CoA dehydrogenase family protein, producing MDFNLNEEHEQLRRMVREFAEKKIKPMAQELDEQESFSYELTRQMGELGLLGIYLPEQYGGAGMDYLAYIIAVEEIARIDGSQAATLAAHNSLGIGPIYNYGTEEQKMKYLPQLCTGNALWSFGLTEPEAGSDSRASKTTARLDGNDWVINGSKIFITNGSVDINIGTTVQAVTHESAEKKEFTTIIVDREAPGFSQQAMHGKMMWRASDTSQLFFDDCRVPKENVLGEPGQGSRIMLQTLDAGRLSIAAMGLGCAQGAYELALAYAQERKQFGKTISQFQAISFKLADMAMKIELARTFLYKACWLKDTKQPFTKEAAMAKLYCSEIAKEVADAAVQVHGGYGLMKEYNVERFYRDQRLLQIGEGTSEIQRMVIAKQIGC
- a CDS encoding beta/alpha barrel domain-containing protein, with translation MSSEQLRITESPRDAQQGLPFTISIEKRAAYINELMLAGFDVIDFGSFVSPQAVPQMAHSGEVLQLIDKSKSDTKLLAIVGNIRGAEEACASAKLDIVGFPYSISNTFLERNINSSIVRVDETAAVIGKICSSQQKAYRVFVSMAFGNPYGDDWNIALVKDCVEKLANSGVQTITLSDTIGLATATSIREIFDTLMPLYPGIEIGLHIHTQHHNWREKISAAWKAGCRSYDGVINGIGGCPMTGYELLGNLNTLDLLSYLEEEHIAHRLDNALIKDIAFRYGTFSNGENYQK